The Candidatus Methylomirabilota bacterium genome window below encodes:
- a CDS encoding pyridoxal 5'-phosphate synthase lyase subunit PdxS, translated as MELGTLRLKVGFAEMLKGGVIMDVTTAEQAKIAEDAGA; from the coding sequence ATGGAGCTCGGGACGCTGCGGCTCAAGGTCGGGTTCGCGGAGATGCTGAAGGGCGGCGTCATCATGGACGTGACGACCGCCGAGCAGGCCAAGATCGCCGAGGACGCCGGCGC